The following coding sequences are from one Acidobacteriota bacterium window:
- a CDS encoding PilZ domain-containing protein: protein MSATQTEPIVEIISEDIIDDSQPAVLNAVVKSKSKDSESWKEVADVVSYSPTGAGFYMARQVSPGQLISLMLPLPAEMRCYDHDKEFYRVWGVVQFCQKLNGEDNESYHIGVAFTGKNAPPSYNEDPERHFRICGMNTDGLWRIEPAKAAFKIRRDVRFWQSIECYVALVDKEKKSLSGAKSVTENVSKSGAAVFSTLDVNVGDRVKLICEPHDYSGLAIVCNRQNAKDGRMRLHLNFVDAKFPVENLKLVEAKN from the coding sequence ATGTCCGCAACCCAAACTGAACCCATCGTAGAGATCATTTCTGAAGATATCATCGACGATTCTCAGCCCGCCGTCCTTAACGCCGTTGTTAAGAGCAAATCGAAAGACAGCGAGAGTTGGAAAGAGGTCGCCGATGTTGTTAGTTATTCGCCGACCGGTGCCGGGTTCTATATGGCAAGGCAAGTTAGTCCCGGCCAGTTGATCTCACTAATGCTACCGCTTCCCGCGGAGATGCGTTGTTATGACCATGACAAAGAGTTTTATAGGGTCTGGGGCGTCGTTCAGTTCTGCCAAAAGTTAAACGGAGAAGATAACGAGTCTTACCACATCGGGGTCGCCTTCACCGGAAAGAATGCTCCGCCGTCCTACAATGAAGATCCGGAGCGTCATTTCCGAATTTGCGGAATGAATACCGACGGACTTTGGAGGATAGAGCCGGCAAAGGCCGCGTTCAAGATCCGTCGTGACGTCCGCTTTTGGCAGTCGATCGAATGCTATGTTGCCCTCGTTGATAAAGAAAAGAAGTCGCTGAGCGGAGCCAAGTCGGTCACCGAAAACGTCAGCAAGAGCGGTGCGGCCGTCTTTTCAACACTCGATGTAAACGTCGGCGACCGCGTCAAACTAATTTGCGAACCGCACGACTACTCAGGACTCGCAATAGTCTGTAACCGCCAAAACGCAAAGGACGGCCGCATGCGGCTTCACCTGAACTTTGTTGACGCAAAGTTTCCGGTCGAGAACCTGAAACTCGTCGAAGCGAAGAACTAG
- the meaB gene encoding methylmalonyl Co-A mutase-associated GTPase MeaB has protein sequence MENIDKLFAGEPRSVARAITLAESGGPKAAELMRSIFPRTGRATVIGITGSPGAGKSSLVDKLALFYKNEGLRVGIVCIDPSSPFSGGAILGDRIRMSTLGMDKNVFIRSMATRGNLGGLSRSTVDAVAILDAAGYDKVIVETVGVGQDEVEIVKTADVSVVVLVPGMGDDIQAIKAGIMEIGDVFVINKADREGVLRTQKELESLLSLAHRPDMWNPPIVPTVATESKGIEGLAAAIERYAKYTAMADGEAIADRKHAIARWRLLELLRERLLADLLEKNGAEKALEKLSANVAAKQIDPYSAVEELMSREK, from the coding sequence TTGGAAAACATAGATAAGCTCTTTGCCGGCGAACCGCGGTCGGTTGCCCGGGCGATCACTTTGGCCGAGTCCGGCGGGCCGAAGGCGGCTGAGCTGATGCGTTCGATCTTTCCACGTACCGGACGAGCGACCGTTATCGGCATTACCGGGTCGCCGGGAGCCGGCAAGTCGTCTTTGGTTGATAAGCTCGCTCTTTTTTACAAGAACGAGGGGCTTCGCGTCGGAATCGTCTGCATTGATCCTTCGAGCCCGTTTTCGGGCGGTGCGATCTTGGGCGACCGCATTCGGATGTCCACGCTCGGCATGGACAAGAATGTCTTTATCCGCTCGATGGCGACCCGCGGAAATCTCGGCGGTCTTTCGCGTTCGACCGTAGATGCGGTGGCGATTCTTGATGCAGCGGGTTACGACAAGGTCATCGTCGAAACGGTCGGCGTCGGGCAGGACGAGGTCGAGATAGTGAAAACGGCCGATGTTTCGGTCGTCGTTCTCGTGCCGGGAATGGGCGACGACATTCAAGCGATAAAGGCCGGGATAATGGAGATCGGCGACGTTTTCGTCATCAACAAGGCCGACCGCGAAGGCGTGCTGCGGACGCAAAAGGAGCTCGAATCTCTCCTATCGCTCGCCCATCGCCCCGATATGTGGAATCCGCCGATCGTCCCGACCGTAGCGACCGAATCCAAAGGCATCGAAGGCCTCGCCGCCGCCATCGAAAGATATGCGAAATACACGGCTATGGCCGACGGCGAGGCCATCGCGGATCGCAAACACGCGATCGCCCGCTGGCGTTTGCTGGAGCTTTTGCGTGAGCGGCTGCTTGCCGATCTGCTTGAAAAAAATGGGGCCGAAAAGGCCCTCGAAAAGCTCTCTGCGAACGTCGCGGCGAAACAGATCGATCCGTATTCCGCTGTCGAAGAATTGATGAGCCGAGAGAAGTGA
- a CDS encoding PilZ domain-containing protein, whose translation MSEVEVEKDQRRIQRYSLALPARVEVKVDEKFTWNEVTRIEDVSAFGAGFTLTRPVKRGRLLSMSAPLPRQLRCFDFLEPQYRVWALVRRCIPLGHNPVAQKYGVGVAFIGKTPPSSYLENPSKLYEISSREDGGLWMLTDAASNPDENDLPSYLRRHTRFSIPESLLLEVLDENGDVVASEVTVTENVSLGGAAVFTSFKAETGSFLRVTSDRHNITIIAIVRGRRLGPDGVVRLHIEFVDRMFPLEGIEVEAAF comes from the coding sequence ATGTCAGAAGTTGAAGTTGAAAAGGACCAACGTAGGATCCAGCGCTATTCGCTCGCCCTTCCGGCCCGTGTCGAGGTGAAGGTCGATGAGAAATTTACCTGGAACGAGGTCACGCGTATCGAGGATGTTTCGGCGTTCGGTGCGGGGTTTACGCTTACCCGGCCGGTAAAACGAGGCCGTTTGCTTTCGATGAGCGCACCCTTGCCCCGGCAGCTCCGGTGTTTTGATTTTCTTGAGCCTCAATACAGGGTTTGGGCGCTTGTTCGTCGGTGCATTCCGCTCGGGCACAACCCTGTTGCACAAAAATACGGTGTAGGCGTCGCGTTCATCGGGAAAACACCGCCCTCTAGTTATCTCGAAAACCCTTCAAAACTTTATGAGATAAGCTCACGCGAAGATGGAGGCCTTTGGATGCTTACCGACGCAGCTTCAAATCCAGATGAGAACGATCTGCCCTCGTACTTGCGAAGGCACACACGCTTCTCTATACCTGAGTCGCTTCTCCTCGAAGTCCTTGACGAGAACGGCGATGTCGTGGCCAGCGAAGTGACCGTAACCGAGAATGTCAGCCTTGGTGGAGCCGCAGTTTTTACGTCTTTCAAGGCTGAGACAGGTTCATTCCTGCGGGTAACGAGCGACCGACATAATATCACCATCATCGCTATCGTCCGCGGCCGCCGTTTAGGCCCGGATGGCGTGGTAAGGCTCCATATCGAATTTGTCGACAGAATGTTTCCGCTAGAAGGCATTGAGGTCGAAGCCGCCTTCTAA
- a CDS encoding DinB family protein, with product MSRSTAQSSNNVASAFIAELQHEAATTRQCLERIPAEKFDWKPHEKSMTFGRLASHIAEMFGWTPATLTQPELDFAKFDYTPFDPKTTEELVEFLDKNVNEAIETLRNTPDDVFLENWTMRNGETVYFTMPKISVMRSFVGNHIVHHRGQLSVYLRLNDIAVPSIYGPSADEGQM from the coding sequence ATGAGCAGAAGTACTGCACAAAGTTCGAATAACGTGGCCTCAGCATTCATCGCTGAATTGCAGCATGAGGCAGCAACGACCCGCCAATGCCTGGAGCGCATCCCGGCCGAGAAATTCGACTGGAAGCCGCACGAAAAATCGATGACCTTCGGCCGGTTGGCCTCGCACATCGCCGAGATGTTTGGCTGGACACCGGCAACACTCACCCAGCCGGAACTCGACTTTGCCAAGTTTGATTACACTCCGTTTGACCCGAAAACGACCGAAGAGCTGGTAGAGTTTCTCGATAAGAACGTTAACGAGGCGATCGAAACGCTTCGCAACACGCCTGACGACGTTTTCCTCGAAAACTGGACGATGCGCAATGGCGAAACGGTCTATTTCACAATGCCGAAGATCAGCGTAATGCGTTCGTTCGTCGGCAACCACATCGTCCATCACCGCGGCCAGCTTTCGGTCTATCTGCGGCTCAACGACATTGCCGTTCCATCGATATATGGCCCCTCAGCCGATGAAGGGCAGATGTAG
- the bamD gene encoding outer membrane protein assembly factor BamD, whose amino-acid sequence MLGRFEETYAAYPEFSKIDEFLYLAGMSSYYLSKNEGKQKVNLKIEREREKYDPQKLRENAAAYLAMMLERNPESKYRENAEKVLKDLKPVE is encoded by the coding sequence GTGCTCGGGCGGTTTGAAGAGACCTATGCCGCTTATCCTGAATTCTCAAAGATCGACGAGTTTCTTTACCTTGCGGGAATGAGCAGTTACTACCTCTCAAAAAACGAAGGCAAGCAGAAGGTGAACCTTAAGATAGAACGCGAACGCGAAAAGTATGACCCGCAGAAGCTTCGCGAAAATGCCGCTGCATACCTGGCGATGATGCTCGAGCGGAACCCTGAAAGTAAATATCGGGAAAACGCGGAGAAAGTGCTTAAAGATCTAAAACCTGTCGAGTAG
- a CDS encoding MBL fold metallo-hydrolase: MFGVVPRVLWERVCPPDELNRIRQQMNCVFIDTGKEKVLIETGIGEKWTKKETKIYGILRERPFAETLFEKTGCTPDDITIVINTHLHFDHAGGNTVLNSPPYEGGVDAASADGVALSSHPIPQFTNARYLVSKRELEHAEVPHERDRASYLPENWRPMIETGQLEPMPDEYEPIPGLQLQTIRGHSETMQTWQLSRGGKTMYGFADLIPTRHHLPLPWIMGYDLYPTETLAFKKEILPRAVAEGWMCLFYHDFEHPLCRLVTEGTKIEAVSTGQTI; this comes from the coding sequence ATGTTTGGAGTCGTCCCTCGCGTTTTGTGGGAACGCGTCTGCCCGCCCGATGAACTCAACCGCATTCGCCAGCAGATGAACTGCGTCTTTATCGACACCGGTAAAGAAAAGGTCTTGATCGAGACCGGCATCGGCGAAAAATGGACCAAGAAAGAAACGAAGATCTACGGGATCCTACGCGAGCGGCCCTTTGCGGAAACTCTATTTGAGAAGACCGGCTGCACGCCCGATGACATCACGATCGTCATTAATACTCACCTCCATTTTGACCACGCCGGCGGCAACACCGTTTTGAATTCCCCTCCTTACGAAGGAGGGGTGGACGCCGCCTCGGCGGACGGGGTGGCTCTCTCAAGCCATCCGATACCACAATTTACGAACGCCCGTTACCTGGTTTCCAAGCGAGAACTCGAACACGCCGAGGTTCCGCACGAGCGCGACCGGGCAAGCTATCTTCCCGAAAACTGGCGGCCGATGATCGAGACCGGCCAGCTTGAGCCGATGCCCGACGAATACGAACCAATTCCCGGCCTACAGCTCCAAACCATTCGCGGCCACTCCGAAACAATGCAGACCTGGCAACTGAGTCGCGGCGGCAAAACGATGTACGGTTTCGCCGACCTCATCCCAACTCGACACCACCTCCCGCTCCCATGGATAATGGGCTACGACCTTTACCCGACCGAAACACTGGCGTTCAAGAAAGAAATATTACCGAGAGCGGTCGCAGAAGGCTGGATGTGTCTTTTTTATCACGATTTCGAGCACCCGCTTTGTCGATTGGTCACTGAAGGCACTAAAATAGAGGCCGTTTCAACTGGCCAAACCATCTAA
- the mce gene encoding methylmalonyl-CoA epimerase, with protein MKINHLGIATKGIDAALKFWEDALGLENVHTEIVEDQKVRVAMLPIGESRVELLEPTSDDSPISKFLEKRGGGIHHIAVEVEDIRASLARLKAQGMQLIDEEPRIGAEGCLVAFVHPKSSGGVLLELVQTDQGSTTS; from the coding sequence ATGAAGATCAACCACTTAGGCATCGCAACGAAGGGCATTGATGCGGCCCTTAAGTTTTGGGAGGACGCTCTCGGGCTTGAGAACGTTCACACCGAGATCGTTGAGGATCAGAAGGTGCGGGTTGCGATGCTCCCGATCGGCGAGAGCCGTGTCGAACTGCTCGAACCGACCTCGGACGATTCGCCGATATCGAAGTTTCTTGAAAAACGCGGCGGCGGCATTCATCACATCGCGGTTGAGGTTGAAGATATCCGGGCGTCGCTCGCCAGGCTAAAGGCACAAGGCATGCAACTTATCGACGAAGAGCCGCGGATCGGGGCCGAAGGATGCCTTGTTGCCTTCGTCCATCCAAAGTCCTCGGGCGGAGTTCTATTAGAACTCGTGCAAACCGATCAGGGGTCAACAACATCCTAG
- a CDS encoding peptidylprolyl isomerase gives MSNLTKGLILLLVVLGIGAGLAVWKSKVGGHSNAGFNKITQQEVELLVADLAEQNPMAIKRLGEDAELRKQQLNNLKELFAFASEAERSGMTNDPKFRNELQNIRTELTAVNYDRHINKDKGPMPPFGFIGEDQVKAFWGEGEQPAQGFFANLKDKIGLGKKDNEMAFQRFLDTKISLLKESNPAMKDREISEEEKTQAREFFAKINIYNDEFGTKIASGELPKELKDKIDLQVKLQQAQFLARVYSDKMAKEIEVTDEDVAAYIAANPEFDTSAKRAKADEILARAKGGEDFAALANEFSEDPGNNAGEDGKKRGGLYENVRLGMMVKPFEEAALALEPGQVSQGLVETDFGYHIVKLEKKGEADGREGQKEQTYDVRHILISTGFKDPNNPIGREEPIKQYVRRKLEEEREKKTMEDLVARNNVQVPEDFNVPQITDEQIQEMMKQQQQQQVINTPGGHSEGDGHDH, from the coding sequence TTGAGTAACTTAACAAAAGGTCTGATCTTGCTTCTCGTCGTACTTGGCATCGGTGCCGGGCTGGCCGTCTGGAAAAGCAAGGTCGGCGGCCACTCGAACGCCGGTTTTAATAAGATCACGCAGCAAGAGGTCGAACTCCTTGTTGCCGATCTGGCCGAACAGAATCCGATGGCGATCAAACGCCTCGGCGAGGATGCTGAGCTTCGTAAACAGCAGTTGAACAATCTCAAAGAATTGTTCGCATTTGCCTCTGAGGCGGAGCGGAGCGGAATGACCAATGACCCGAAATTTCGCAACGAGCTTCAGAACATCCGAACTGAGCTGACGGCAGTAAACTACGACCGCCACATCAACAAGGACAAAGGCCCGATGCCACCGTTCGGCTTCATCGGCGAGGATCAGGTAAAGGCTTTCTGGGGTGAAGGCGAACAGCCCGCACAAGGATTCTTTGCGAACCTCAAGGACAAGATCGGCCTTGGCAAAAAGGACAACGAGATGGCGTTTCAGCGTTTTCTCGACACAAAGATCTCTCTTTTGAAGGAAAGCAATCCGGCGATGAAAGACCGCGAGATCTCAGAAGAAGAGAAGACCCAGGCCCGTGAGTTCTTTGCAAAGATCAACATCTACAACGACGAATTCGGGACAAAGATCGCTTCCGGCGAACTTCCGAAAGAGCTGAAAGATAAGATCGACCTGCAGGTCAAGCTCCAGCAGGCTCAGTTCCTTGCCCGCGTTTACTCGGACAAGATGGCCAAAGAGATAGAAGTAACGGACGAGGATGTCGCGGCCTACATTGCGGCGAATCCGGAATTTGATACCTCCGCTAAACGAGCCAAAGCCGATGAGATTCTCGCTCGTGCAAAAGGTGGCGAAGACTTTGCTGCTCTTGCGAATGAATTTAGCGAAGATCCGGGCAACAACGCCGGTGAAGACGGCAAAAAGCGCGGTGGCCTTTATGAGAACGTCAGGCTCGGAATGATGGTCAAGCCCTTTGAGGAAGCCGCACTTGCCCTCGAACCCGGCCAGGTTTCGCAGGGTCTTGTCGAAACTGACTTCGGGTACCACATCGTCAAACTTGAAAAGAAGGGCGAAGCCGATGGCCGCGAAGGTCAGAAGGAACAGACCTACGACGTTCGGCACATCCTTATCTCGACCGGATTCAAAGACCCGAACAACCCCATCGGCCGCGAGGAACCGATCAAGCAGTACGTTCGCCGAAAGCTCGAAGAAGAACGTGAGAAAAAGACGATGGAAGACCTCGTCGCCCGAAACAATGTTCAGGTGCCGGAAGACTTCAACGTCCCGCAGATCACGGACGAGCAAATTCAGGAGATGATGAAACAGCAGCAACAGCAGCAGGTCATCAACACTCCCGGTGGGCACTCGGAAGGCGATGGACACGACCACTAA
- a CDS encoding sugar kinase — translation MSLTVVGSVAFDALESPFGKSDKVLGGAATHFGLSASFFTEVNAVGVVGGDFGDAEWDVFKRHHINTDDIEAVPDGKTFFWSGRYDYDMNTAHTLDTQLNVFETFDPKLSDNSKGSKLLFLANILPMLQKGVREQCPDAKFVAMDTMNFWISSMKDAVIETIKVVDCIIINDAEARQLTDEPSIYKAARKIMDLGLRAVVIKRGEYGATLFTKDAYFVAPAYPLESVFDPTGAGDTFAGGFMGYLAAQNEITDDTMRRAMIYGSVMASFNVEKFGTERVDALDYPEINQRFADFKQMTHFDDIPFERATAA, via the coding sequence ATGTCATTAACAGTTGTAGGTTCTGTCGCTTTTGACGCGCTCGAATCGCCGTTCGGCAAGAGCGATAAGGTTCTTGGCGGTGCGGCGACGCACTTTGGGCTCTCGGCCAGCTTTTTCACCGAGGTGAATGCCGTCGGTGTGGTCGGCGGTGATTTCGGCGATGCCGAGTGGGACGTTTTCAAGCGTCATCATATCAACACCGATGATATAGAGGCCGTACCGGACGGCAAGACGTTCTTCTGGAGCGGCCGTTACGATTACGACATGAACACGGCCCATACGCTCGACACGCAGCTCAACGTCTTTGAGACGTTTGACCCGAAGCTTTCCGACAATTCGAAGGGCTCGAAACTGCTCTTCCTTGCCAACATCCTTCCGATGCTTCAAAAAGGCGTCCGCGAGCAGTGTCCGGATGCGAAGTTCGTCGCGATGGACACGATGAACTTCTGGATCTCATCGATGAAGGACGCCGTTATCGAGACCATCAAGGTCGTCGATTGCATCATCATCAACGATGCCGAGGCTCGCCAACTCACCGACGAACCGAGCATCTACAAGGCTGCACGTAAGATCATGGATCTCGGCCTTCGTGCAGTTGTCATTAAGCGGGGCGAATATGGAGCGACGCTCTTCACAAAAGACGCTTATTTCGTCGCACCGGCCTATCCGCTTGAGAGCGTTTTTGATCCGACCGGAGCCGGAGATACATTCGCCGGCGGCTTTATGGGCTATCTTGCCGCCCAGAATGAGATCACCGACGACACAATGCGGCGGGCGATGATCTACGGCTCGGTAATGGCGTCGTTCAACGTCGAAAAGTTCGGCACCGAACGGGTCGATGCTCTCGATTACCCTGAGATCAATCAGCGGTTTGCGGACTTTAAGCAAATGACCCATTTCGACGATATTCCGTTCGAGCGGGCGACCGCCGCCTGA
- a CDS encoding VOC family protein: MNLNQATIYSSKPIETVEFFQKLGLRLIVDSLPRYARLECPDGEATLSVNIADAAPAANQVVLYFECDDVDAEVARLKSLGLEFIQEPRDEEWLWRQAYLLDPNGNKICLFHAGENRKNPPWRVRSR, translated from the coding sequence ATGAACCTAAATCAGGCGACCATCTATTCATCAAAGCCAATTGAAACGGTCGAGTTTTTCCAGAAACTCGGCCTTCGCCTTATTGTCGATTCCCTTCCTCGATATGCCCGGCTCGAATGCCCTGACGGCGAGGCCACTCTCTCCGTCAACATCGCCGATGCCGCCCCTGCCGCTAACCAGGTCGTTCTCTATTTCGAATGCGACGACGTTGATGCCGAGGTCGCCCGGCTGAAATCGCTCGGCTTGGAGTTCATCCAGGAGCCGCGTGATGAAGAGTGGCTCTGGCGGCAAGCTTACCTGCTCGACCCCAACGGCAACAAGATCTGCCTATTCCACGCCGGCGAGAATCGCAAAAATCCGCCGTGGCGGGTTAGATCCCGTTGA
- a CDS encoding enoyl-ACP reductase gives MNLLENKVGLILGVANKRSIAWACADACSRNGARQAFSFQGERLKENVEKLAGDLPDSLILPMDVTNQAEVDAAFEAIGSKYGKLDYIIHSIAFAPREALEGDYVATTRDAFRTALEISAFSLNQVAFAAAPLMKEGGSIVTMSYYGAEKVVRNYNVMGVAKAALEASVRYLAADLGRQGIRVNAISAGPINTLSARGVKNMGSMLSYVAEKAPLQRNVEAAEVGNTALFLVSDLASGITGETIYVDCGYNIMGL, from the coding sequence ATGAACTTATTGGAAAACAAGGTCGGGTTGATTCTTGGCGTCGCAAACAAACGTTCGATCGCATGGGCCTGTGCCGATGCGTGCAGCCGCAACGGCGCCCGGCAAGCGTTCTCATTTCAGGGCGAGCGGCTTAAAGAAAATGTCGAAAAGCTCGCCGGCGATCTGCCGGATTCGCTCATCCTGCCGATGGATGTGACGAACCAGGCCGAGGTCGATGCCGCGTTCGAGGCGATCGGCAGCAAGTACGGCAAGCTCGATTACATCATCCACTCGATCGCATTCGCTCCTCGCGAGGCACTTGAGGGCGATTACGTCGCGACCACACGGGACGCGTTCCGCACGGCTCTCGAGATCAGTGCCTTCTCGCTAAACCAGGTGGCATTTGCCGCGGCTCCCTTGATGAAAGAGGGCGGCAGTATCGTAACGATGAGCTACTACGGAGCCGAAAAGGTCGTGCGAAATTACAACGTTATGGGCGTAGCAAAAGCCGCTCTTGAAGCCTCCGTACGCTACCTCGCGGCCGATCTCGGCAGGCAGGGCATTCGCGTAAATGCGATCTCGGCCGGGCCGATCAACACGCTCTCTGCCCGAGGCGTAAAGAACATGGGCTCGATGCTATCATACGTCGCCGAAAAAGCTCCGTTGCAACGAAACGTTGAAGCAGCCGAGGTCGGCAACACGGCATTATTTTTGGTCAGCGACCTCGCTTCGGGCATCACGGGCGAAACGATCTACGTAGATTGCGGATATAACATTATGGGGCTTTGA
- a CDS encoding TIGR00730 family Rossman fold protein, which produces MAETDANKPKKNKDLHKPPEPKTVAEAKKRQQEPGYWQLTDDEVLLRSPEPEDEYKTSDSWRVFRILGEFVDGFDNLSTIIRGVSVFGSARTREDDPMYIAARETAKLLAELDFEIITGGGPGIMEAANRGAFEAGGVSVGCNIELPFEQSANRYQTKSLSFKYFFVRKTMFIKYSNAYIIFPGGFGTMDELFEALTLIQTRKIRNFPVVLFGSQYWQGMLQWITSMMLNERNISPEDLNLIHLTDSPQDAVDFIVKTCGDVEKKHKL; this is translated from the coding sequence ATGGCTGAAACTGACGCGAACAAACCGAAGAAGAACAAAGACCTTCACAAGCCTCCTGAGCCCAAGACCGTGGCCGAGGCAAAGAAGCGCCAGCAGGAGCCGGGCTATTGGCAGTTGACGGACGATGAGGTCCTTCTCCGCTCGCCTGAGCCGGAGGATGAATATAAGACGTCCGATTCGTGGCGCGTTTTTCGCATTCTCGGCGAGTTCGTTGACGGGTTCGACAATCTTTCGACCATTATCCGCGGTGTGTCCGTTTTCGGCTCGGCTCGTACCCGCGAGGACGATCCGATGTACATTGCCGCCCGCGAAACGGCCAAGCTGCTCGCCGAGTTGGATTTTGAGATCATCACTGGCGGCGGCCCCGGAATCATGGAAGCCGCGAACCGCGGCGCATTTGAGGCAGGCGGCGTTTCCGTCGGCTGCAACATCGAGCTTCCATTTGAGCAATCGGCCAATCGGTACCAGACCAAGTCGCTCTCCTTTAAGTACTTCTTCGTCCGCAAGACGATGTTCATCAAGTACAGCAACGCTTACATCATCTTCCCCGGCGGGTTCGGTACGATGGATGAACTATTCGAGGCATTAACTCTTATCCAGACGCGAAAGATCCGCAACTTTCCGGTCGTGCTTTTTGGGTCGCAATATTGGCAGGGAATGCTCCAGTGGATCACGTCGATGATGCTAAATGAGCGGAACATCAGCCCCGAGGACCTGAACCTGATCCACCTGACCGATTCTCCGCAGGACGCCGTGGACTTTATCGTCAAAACATGCGGCGATGTTGAAAAGAAGCACAAGCTATAA